CAGTAGGGCTTTCTTCTGTAAACCTCGATAACTCAATGGCAATCTTGGTTTCTACTTGCTGTAGCTGATTCAGTAAATTTTGATATCCTGGCGCTTCTGATAAAGCTGTCGATGCGATCGCTTGGGATGGTGCTAACCCCAATTGATTTTGCAAATTTGTGTACAGAGTACGAGTTTCATTGAGTTTTACCTGGGTATCTAATCGCTGTTGATCAACACTACTCATACGACTAGACATATCTTGTGCCTGAGTTTGTGGATCGAGCAAATTGTTTTGTTGTCGAAAAACTTGTAGTTGCGTTTGCAATTTATCTACACGCTGTCGCAACACAGGCAACTGCCCTTCCACAAACCTAGTGCCTTGGATTACACTACTTTGCTGCTCGTCTAGGCTATAACGTAAATAACCTCCAGCAACTTGCTCAAGCACAAACTTAACTTTTTTCGGGTCAGGATCGCGGTAACTGATTTCTAAGATTTTTGTTTCTTGCAGTCGGGAAATTCCTAGCTGGTTACCTCTAATCAGCGAGTCATAACTAACATCTGGGTAAGTAGTGTTAATCTGTGCCACGATCGGAGACATCAACTTAGTACTACGCAACACCTCAATTTGGGTTTCGTAGTCCAAAGTTGCACCTGGATCGGCATCAGCACCAGCCAATTCTGTGAGTTTAGCCAGCTTACTTTGTGCCGTCACAGGCTCTACTAAAACTTGAAACCTGCCTTCATAAATCGGCGTTTGCCTTAAAGTTTGGAAAACTACGGCAGCAGTTACCACACTCGCAACGCTGGCAATAATTAGGGCGCGACGGCGCATCACCGTCAACAGCCGTCGGAGATTCAAGTCTTCTTGATCTGTGTCATTCAACTGATTTTTGTAAATCAATGGTAACTGAGACCCTTGCTTGCCATTACCATTAAGCGATGCCAGTTGAGAATAGTCTTGTTTCTCCATCTCTCCCCCTGGAGCTTGTTGCTGTGGTTAACGAGTGCCAGGAATATTCTGGACTTATAGGCGGTGTTAGTTGTGACTGCGATCGCAGGCTAGTTAATTACCTCAAATCATATAGCTATGTTGTTATTGGAAGATTCTAAAGAAGTTGAATAATGAGAAAACACCACCAAGTGGACTTAATACTGTTCCCAGAGTATCGCTAAAAGTAGCTATATTAGAACGATTTACCACAATTACGTCATTATTGCGGAGAGTAGGATTATTCTGTTGATCAATTCCTCGCGCCAAATCAACTCCAATGCTACGTTTACTCACTGTACCATCTGGATTTAAGCGAACTAAATCAACTCTATTGGTACGAGCGCGGCTGTTGTTAAATCCACCTGCTGCTTGCAAAGCTAGGTTTAATGGTGTATTCGGTGGCAATTCAACCGCACCTGGTTGTTTTACTTCCCCGACGATATTCACCCTGATTTTATCGGGAGAAAAGGTAGATTGAGCTAAGGCTTCTGCCTCTCTTGGGTCAAGGTTTGTTGCCGTCGGCACTACTATGGTATCTCCCTCCTGCAACAGAATATCTTGGCTGAGGTCACCACCTTGCAATAGTTGCCACAGGTTGAGAGCAATCACTTGTCCTGCACCATTACGGCTATTACGCCGTACCTCAACGGCGCGAATATTAGCTGTGGGCTTAATTCCACCAGCAACTTGAAGCGCCTGCGTCAGCGTAGGGGGAGCGTTTGTACCATTTGTGCTAGTAACCTCTGGCTTAACTGCGTAAGTTCCAGGGCGATTTACTTCACCTACCAGTGCGACCTTGAGGGGGCCACTAACCTGTGTTGCCAATGTGGAAGCTGCCAGTATACTTGCTTCTGCGGGATTATTATCAGTGCGAGTAGGAACCAGCACTGTGTCTCCTTCCTGCAACATCACATCTTGACTTAGATCGCCCTGTTGCAAAAGTTGCAACACATTGACAGCCATCACGCGGTCTGAACCACTTCTTGTAGGACGGCGGATTTGGATTTGGCTAATCCCTGCTGATGGTGTTAAGCCACCAGCTAATAGAATTGCCTGTGTTAAAGTCGCAGGTCTGCCAGCACCATTCTGTCCAGCACTTTGTGGTTGAACATTATAAGTTCCAGGGCGAGAAACTTCACCTACCATCGCAATTCTGATCGGCCCAGTTACCTGTGTCCCCAAATTGGAATTTGCTAATTGTCTGCTATCAGATGCACTGACAGCAGCTACTGTGGGAATAAAAATAGTGTCTCCATCCCGCAAAGTGATGTCTTGAGCCAAATTACCATTTTCCAAGACATCCCATAAATTACTCGTGATGACTTGTTGACGACCAGGAGAAATTCTTCGGCGTACTTGCACTTGGCGAATATTTGCTGCCTGTGTCGTTCCTCCAGCTATTTGAATTGCTTGAGATAGCGTAGGAAATTGCCTGCCTTCACCAAAGGGAATTACTACAGAACCAGCACGATTTACTTCCCCAGATAAAGCAATTTTGACTGGACGAGGTGATAGGAGGCTGACTGTTACCAGAGGGCGTTTGAGATATCGCGCGAATTGGTTGGAAATAGCAGTGCTTGCAGTTTGCAGACTTCTTCCTTGAACTGTGACGCTACCAATAATCGGGAGGTTAATTGTACCATCAACTAGCACCTGATACTCGCCACTGTATTCAGGAACATTAAAAACATCTATACGGACGCGATCGCCTGCGCCCAATGTGTAAGCGCCTTCCCGGAGTACACCTCCACTTTGCGCCACCTGAAAAGCGGCATTTTTTAAAGGCTGTTGAGCCATACCTGGAGTTGGCATCGCTGCTACGACTAAAGCCGTCAGCGTCAAATATGCGATTGAATATTGAAATGACCCATGAAGTTTTTGGCTGTTTGTCAATTCGGCACTGCTCATATAGATAGAAACTATTAATATTGGTAAATCTGTTGCGTGCGCTCACGCTAGCACAATCTCTTAAAAATTGGTGCGATCGCCGCAAG
This DNA window, taken from Oculatellaceae cyanobacterium, encodes the following:
- a CDS encoding SLBB domain-containing protein, producing MSSAELTNSQKLHGSFQYSIAYLTLTALVVAAMPTPGMAQQPLKNAAFQVAQSGGVLREGAYTLGAGDRVRIDVFNVPEYSGEYQVLVDGTINLPIIGSVTVQGRSLQTASTAISNQFARYLKRPLVTVSLLSPRPVKIALSGEVNRAGSVVIPFGEGRQFPTLSQAIQIAGGTTQAANIRQVQVRRRISPGRQQVITSNLWDVLENGNLAQDITLRDGDTIFIPTVAAVSASDSRQLANSNLGTQVTGPIRIAMVGEVSRPGTYNVQPQSAGQNGAGRPATLTQAILLAGGLTPSAGISQIQIRRPTRSGSDRVMAVNVLQLLQQGDLSQDVMLQEGDTVLVPTRTDNNPAEASILAASTLATQVSGPLKVALVGEVNRPGTYAVKPEVTSTNGTNAPPTLTQALQVAGGIKPTANIRAVEVRRNSRNGAGQVIALNLWQLLQGGDLSQDILLQEGDTIVVPTATNLDPREAEALAQSTFSPDKIRVNIVGEVKQPGAVELPPNTPLNLALQAAGGFNNSRARTNRVDLVRLNPDGTVSKRSIGVDLARGIDQQNNPTLRNNDVIVVNRSNIATFSDTLGTVLSPLGGVFSLFNFFRIFQ